In the Oncorhynchus keta strain PuntledgeMale-10-30-2019 chromosome 32, Oket_V2, whole genome shotgun sequence genome, ATTACATTCCATTGACTGTGGCTGTCCTCCTGTTCCTAGATCCATGCCAGGTCTGTGGAGAACGCTCAGATGATCCTGCGGGTGGATAATGCCAGAGTTGCAGCTGATGACTTCAAGATGAAGTAGGTGCACTTCCTGTTTGTACTGTACACAGCCTCTGTGAGTGTACTGTTTCTATTTGTAGCTTTGGCCTATAGGTTTGAGATTGAGTAGATCCAATCCTCCCAGATCTACACAAATGCTTATGGTGGTATGCAGGGACTATGGATCAGTTCATGGTTGGGCAAGTTGTATCCAGTCTTTCCTGAACCCCTGTAGGTTAGCGACGGAGGCTAACGTGAGTATGAAGATGGAAGGGGATGTGGCTCGTCTGAGAGGAGTCCTGGACAGCTTTACGCTCACCAGATCTGACCTGGACAGCTTTACGCTCACCAGAGGAGACCTGGACAGCTTTACGCTCACCAGAGGAGACCTGGACAGCTGTACGCTCACCAGAGGAGACCTGGACAGCTTTACGCTCACCAGAGGAGACCTGGACAGCTTTACGCTCACCAGAGGAGACCTGGACAGCTGTACGCTCACCAGAGGAGACCTGGACAGCTGTACGCTCACCAGAGGAGACCTGGACAGCTTTACGCTCACCAGAGGAGACCTGGACAGCTGTACGCTCACCAGAGGAGACCTGGACAGCTGTACGCTCACCAGAGGAGACCTGGACAGCTGTACTCTCACCAGAGGAGACCTGGACAGCTTTACGCTCACCAGAGGAGACCTGGACAGCTGTACGCTCACCAGAGGAGACCTGGACAGCTTTACGCTCACCAGAGGAGACCTGGACAGCTGTACGCTCACCAGAGGAGACCTGGACAGCTGTACGCTCaccagaggagacatggacagctGTACGCTCACCAGAGGAGACCTGGACAGCTGTACGCTCACCAGAGGAGACCTGGACAGCTTTACGCTCACCAGAGGAGACCTGGACAGCTGTACGCTCACCAGAGGAGACCTGGACAGCTGTACGCTCACCAGAGGAGACCTGGACAGCTTTACGCTCACCAGAGGAGACCTGGACAGCTGTACGCTCACCAGAGGAGACCTGGACAGCTGTACGCTCACCAGAGGAGACCTGGACAGCTGTACTCTCACCAGAGGAGACCTGGACAGCTTTACGCTCACCAGAGGAGACCTGGACAGCTGTACGCTCACCAGAGGAGACCTGGACAGCTTTACGCTCACCAGAGGAGACCTGGACAGCTGTACGCTCACCAGAGGAGACCTGGACAGCTGTACGCTCACCAGAGGAGACCTGGACAGCTGTACGCTCACCAGAGGAGACCTGGACAGCTGTACGCTCACCAGAGGAGACCTGGACAGCTTTACGCTCACCAGAGGAGACCTGGACAGCTTTACGCTCACCAGAGGAGACCTGGACAGCTTTACGCTCACCAGAGGAGACCTGGACAGCTGTACGCTCACCAGAGGAGACCTGGAGATGCAGATTGAGGGGCTGAAGTAGGAGCTGGTCTACCTCAGGAAGAACCATGAGGAGGTAACCTCATTTCTCCTCACACACTCAAGTCTTAATGCTTGTGCTGTTGTCTGAAGTGTCAATAGGCCAGGACAGCCACATGGGTTTTTTCATTAGGACACAATGACTTCCCCTGTAGTTTTTGCACTGTTTTTGCACTTTGTTAATTCTCAGTGGGTTTGAGACCCTTCAATATTTGGCCACATGGGGGCAAAACTCACCCACAACAAATCTACGGCAACTTCACTGTTATAAGTACTCAAATATACAGTAACTCATTGTTTTCAGGTGCTTTTGCCCTTCCCTGTGTGTGATTAAACTACAAATCCCAGGTATTATAGCACAATTTGTCCTCCTTTGCCTGTTGTTAGGAGATGCAGTTGATGCGGACACAGAAGTGTGGTGCTGTGAATGTGGAGATGGACTGTGCTTCCTCAGTGGACATGAGCAAGGTGCTGGAGGAGATGAGGACCCAGTCTGAGGGCATGGTGACAAAGAACCAGAGAGATGCTGCCAAGTGGTTCGAGAGCAAGGTGAGACAACCTCTGAAAATAGGACAGGGGGCCTCGAAGGGTGTGGGCCTGGCTCCCTAAATGCCTTTTGTAAGAGGCACAATTtacatgtattttgtgaagtggtaCTATACTTGactaatacagtgtgtgtgtgtgtgtgtgtgtgtgtgtgtgtgtgtgtgtgtgtgtgtgtgtctgtgtgtgtgtgtgtgtgtgtgtgtgtgtgtgtgtgtgtgtgtgtgtgtgtgtgtgtgtgtgtgtgtgtgtgtgtgtgtgtgtgtgtgtgtgtgtgtgtgtgtcaggtggagGTGCTTCAGAGCCAGATCACCACCAGCACCACAGAGGTGAAGACCTCTCAGTCTCAGGTGACCGACCTGAAGAGGACCTTCCAGAGCCTGGAGATTGAACTACATGGCCTGCTCACTCAGGTATGATGTCAAACCATCTTAGTGAATCAGCATCCCTAAACATACCTCTGTTCCTAAAGTGTGGAccaattttggaccattcctctttacaaaactgtttcagttcagcaatattattgggatgtctggtgtgaactgctctcttgaggtcatgttACAGCATCtcaaatcgggttgaggtcaggactctgactgggtcactccagaaggcatattttcttctgttgaagccattctgttgttgatttacttctgtgttttgggtcgttgtcatattgcatcacccaacttctgttgagcttcaaatTGTGaccagatagcctaacattctcctgttAAGTgccttgataaacttgggaattaatttttccgttgatgatagcaagctgtccaggccctgaggcagcaaagcagccccaaaccatgatgctcccttcaccatactttacagttgggatgaggttttgatgttggtgtgcggtgcctttttttctccacacatagtgttgtgtgttccttccaaacaactcaactgtagtttcatctgtccacagaccTAAGTTGACTAAACAaacatctgtccacagaatatttttccagttgcgctgtggaacatccaggtgctcttttgcaaacttcagacgtgcagcatgttttttttggacaggagtggcttcttccatggtgtcctcccatgtacctcattcttgtttagtgttttacgtatcataGACTcgtcagagatgttagcatgttccagagatttctgtaagtatttagctgacactctaggattcttcttaacctcattgagtattctgtgctgtgctcttgcagtcatctttgcaggacggccactcctagggagagtagcgacagtgctgaactttctccatttatagacaatttgtcttattctggactgatgaacatcaaggtttttagaaatattttgtaaccctttccagctttatgcaagtcaacaattcttaatcccTGGTTTTCTGatatctcttttgttcgaggctgtcacgccctggctaTAGAGAGGcatttattctctattttggttggaccagggtgtgactagggtgggcattctatgctaattttctatgttttgtttttctttggtgtttggccgggtgtggttctcaatcagaggcagctgtctatcgttgtctctgaattgagaaccatacttaggtagccttttcccacctgtgtggtgtgggtaggtattttctgtttagtgtgtttttcaCCTAACGGGGCTGTTTCGGTTGTCCTTTTGTTGCTTGTTTAGTGTTCAGCTTTACCATTTAAAATGACGAACAcgtgctgcgctttggtcctcaccttcttccaccaacggccgttacagaggcgtggttcacatcaggcaatgcttcttgtgaatagcaaactcttAGCAAACTCagtttttttatagggcaaggcagctctccAATCGCGTCTCATTGCTtgtactccaggttagctgactcctgactccaattagcttttggagaagtcattagtgttattagtttaagcacaccatgtttgtctattgttgtgacttagatgaagatcagatcaaattgatTTGATGACCCAATTTATGTAGTAATCCAGGCAATTCCAAAAGGGTTCACAtcctttttcttgccactgtaagtAGTActataaagtatttttacttaagtactttacaccgctGATTGCAAACTAGTAGATAAAGATGTGTGTTGGTGAGTTTAGCTGACCGTAAGTGTTCTTCCCGTGTGTCTTCCAGTAAGCATGTGGAGACCAGACAGGAGGTCAGGAAAGTGATCGTGGTCGAAAAGGTCCAGGAAGTACAACAAGTCCAGGAAGTGGTGGAAGGTGAGCAAGCAGAGAATAATTAATCAAATGAATGAATCAATTAATTAATCAAGTGTTGTTCCCCATAATACACACAATTAGTGAATGAATGAATTCCTGTTTTGTGGCCCTTTCCACAGAGTACAACCCCCACAtgcagaatcaaatcaaatttatttatatagcccttcgtacatcagctgatatctcaaagtgctgtacagaaacccagcctaaaaccccaaacagcaagcaatgcaggtgtagaagcacggtggctaggaaaaactccctagaaaggccaaaacctaggaagaaacccagagaggaaccaggctatgtggggtggccagtcttcttctggctgtgccgggtggagattataacagaacatggccaagatgttcaaatgttcataaatgaccagtatggtcgaataataataaggcagaacagttgaaactggagcagcagcacggtcaggtggaagttgaaactggagcagcagcacggccaggtggactggggacagcaaggagtcatcatgtcaggtagttctggggcatggtcctagggctcaggtcctccgagagagagaaagaaagagaggagagaattagagaacacacacttagattcacacaggacaccgaataggacaggagaagtactccagatataacaaactgacccaaaccccccgacacataaactactgcagcataaatactggaggctgagacaggaggggtcaggagacactgtggccccatccgaggacacccccggacagggacaaaacaggaaggatataaccccactcactttgccaaagcacagcctccacaccactagagggatatcttcaaccaccaacttaccatcctgagacaaggctgagtatagcccacaaagatctctgccatggcacaacccaagggggggcaccaacccagacaggatgaccacatcagtgaatcaacccactcaggtgatgcaccccttccagggacggcatgagagtaccccagtaagccagtgactcagcccctgtaatagggttagaggcagagaaacccagtggaaagaggggaaccagccaggcagagacagcaagggcggttcgttgctccagagcctttccgttcaccttcccactcctgggccagactacactcaatcatatgacccactgaagagatgagtcttcagtgaagacttaaaggttgagaccgagtttgcgtctttgacatgggtaggcagaccgttccataaaaattgagctctataggaagAGGGTGATCGTGGAGGAGATGGTGGATGGGAAGGTGGTGTCCACCTCAGTTGATGAGAAGGTCCAGGATATGAACTAACTGAGAAGGTCAGATAGTTCTGGAATCTGGTGAAGCGGTAACGGACCACACATACCCCTGGACCACACATACCCCTGGACCACACATACCCCTGGACCACACATACCCTTGGACCACACATACCCCTGGACCACACATACCCTTGGACCACACATACCCCTGGACCACACATACCCCTGGACCCCTGATGATGGGGGTTCaaaccctctctctatatatatgtgtgtatatatatgtgtgtgtgtctatatgtgtgtcaTGGTCGCATACTGTAATATTTCCCTTCTGACAGGATTGCATCAGCTGAATGATAACTGATGTAATTTACTCGCGTTACCTTATAACTCTTATATGTCTCTATCATATGGCGAATTGAATGTTATTTCTAGAATATGTATTTCCTGTTGTTCCATTCATTGCCACCAGGTGGCAGGTCTCATTTAAACATTTTCTGGCCAGCCCAATTAAAAGTGAGTAAAGTGGAAACATAATATTACAGTTACATAACTGACATCAGAGAAAGTATTACTTGTGTCATCAGCCATTTATAAAAGCCATTTTACTCCCTGGACCACAAGCCATGTATGTTCTCTGGACTTGTTCATgttggagcggcaggtagcctagtggttagagcgttggactagtaactgaaaggttgcaagatggaatccctgagctgacaaggtaataatctgtcgttctgcccctgaacaacgcagttaacccgctgtttctaggctgtcattgaaaataagaatttgttcttaactgacttgcctggttaaataaaggaaacaAATGTTCTGCAGGCCAATGCCATGATACATGTTCTGTAGGCCTAATAGATTTGGCTGTTGATTAAATATAGATGTCAATGCATTCCAGCACACTGATATCATAGTTGAGGGTCTGTTGCTGTCCTCTAAAAAGCTGAAAAGAAACACCTTTGCAGAGTGGATGAGGCCAACACACATACTGTGCCCTACATTATATGAGCATAACACTCATGGGAATTTCACTTCCTCCAACATGTTCTCAGAGCAGAACGGATTATGATTGGTTGCATCAGACAACCaatggaggaggtgggaggagatgCAGTATCCCATCATTCAGGTCATGTGGGGCAGACCTGTTTTGTGACCCACATGTTTTGCTTGCTAGTAAACCATTTTGCTGCTCTAAGGGAAGTTTGAGTCAACTGGGTCATCTGCTGCTCTAACAGCAGAACTGTCAGTACTGGCCATCAACACAGGCAGTACTCCACATTCATCTTCCCCCATTTTCCTACATTATTTTATTCCCTATTTATGATGTTGTGAACTTGTGACCCATGTGAAATCCACTTCAAATAAAACTCTTAAAATAAACATGAGTACTGACATGTCATTATTTCCTGACTGTAAAACATTCATTATTGAGTTGGTGAAGATCAGATGATGTACGTTGGGTCATCTTTTTTCTCCTAGGCATGTAACGAGCTGGGTCAGATCTGGATGTAGTCAGGTGTGAGTGAGCACGCCGTGTTTGAATACATCCAGCTCATCATACACAGGTTTTGTGTAGATATGGTGTAGTTGTGATCGGTAGTAATTCAGCAGCACTCTTTCATTAGGGAGACCGCCTGCTTCGACTGTATGTCACAACACACACTAACTCTATAAGCAATTGTTTTCTATTTAATCTGACAGATtttcagaggatctgcagagaacaatgggagtaggattcaatcttaatcctctattgacgttttgcctgtttgatggttcgtctgaggccgtaacaggatttcttataagcgtccggattagtgtctcgctccttgaaagtggcagctctagcctttaactCGACGCGGGTGCTGCCTCtaatccatagcttctggttgggatatgtacgtacggtcactgtggggacgttgTCATCaacgcacttattgatgaagccgatgactgaggtggtatactcctcaatgccattggatgaatcccggaacatattccagtctgtgctagcaaaactgtcctgtagcgtagcatccgcgtcatctgaccacttcggtattgagcgagtcactggtacttcctgctttagtttttgcttgtaagcaggaatcaggaggatataattacgatcagatttgccaaatgtaggaagagggagagatttgtatgcatctctgtacgtggagtaaaggtggtctagagttttttccccctctggttgcacatgtgacatgctggtagaaatgagttaaaacggatttaagtttgcctgcaatAATGTCCCTGGCCACTCGGTgcaccgcttctggatgagcattttcttgtttacaACTCGTttagtgtggtcttagtgccagcatcggtttgtggtggtaaatagacggctacgaataatatataTCTTGGTagatagtatggtctacagcttgtCATTAtctactctacctcaggcgagcaatacctctaGACTTTTTAAAATATTACACATTGCACAcaagctgttattgacaaatggacacacacccccgcccctcgtcttaccagacgtagcttccTTGTCTTGCCgatgcatggaaaatcccgccagctctatattatccatgtcgtcgttcagccacgactctgtgaaacataagatatgacagtttttaatgtcccgttggtaggataatcttgcacgttggccaatagaacagatGGTAGCGGAGGTTTACTCACTCGCctatgaattctcagaaggcagcccgacctCCGCCCCCTTTTTCACGCAAATGACGGAGATTTGGGGTcattcccgagaaagcagtatatcctttgcgtcggactcgttaaagaacAAATCTTCgcccagttcgaggtgagtaatcgctgcccAGAATTAATTTTTGTTCATAaaagatggtagcagcaacattatctacaaaataagttaaaaaaacaaaacaagttacaaacaacgcaaaaaacaacaacaaaatagcacagttggttaagaGCCCGTGAAACGGCAGCTATCCTCTCCGGCGCCATACTTGCTACTTCCAATGATTTTGGTCATGTTGTTATGTTAAACTGTGTTTCCCTACTGTGTTTTCCACGGCGGCCAAAGTGTTCCTGACTGTGCCCCTCGAAAACCTAGCTGCCATTCACACTTAGAGGAGGGAGTACGAGACTGCAGAGTACGAGATAGCCCTGAACATCAGGATGAGAGCTTGGACCCCACCCCCCTTCCTGGCCTACACCCTCAAACACCTGGGCCTGATGGTACATTTCAAATCAAGACGCCATGGGGATGTTGCATATAATCCCATTAAGGCAAATCCTCAACGGATTTTTTTCTTTTACATGTTAAAGTAAAAGTTCACACAAATCTGTGTTTTGGATGTAAATGACATGCTATAGAAGTGAAGAACAGAAATAGAAGTGTACAGACTGTTATAGAAGTGTACAGACTGCACTTGGTTTTGAGAAGCTTACCCCAACCAGCGATGCGCTTCCTCATCATCGTTGTGCAGTATGGGGGCACCggaaaaaaaacatgaacaaaggCTCAACATCTGCATtcgttgctgtttggggttttaggctgggtttccgtattgcactttgtgacatcagctgaggTAAAAAGTGCCttctaaatacatttgattgattaataACACCCAAATATGTCCTCTTACAACGGAAACACTCTCACGatagtgatgcaggtctttagatgttgtacacattAAACTGTGCCATTCTGAACTTAAACCGCAAAGTTACACCATTTTTTGTGACTTGAGCCATTTCTCCTGTCCAGCTGTTCTATTCTCAGTGTAGCCTGCTGCTAGAATGGACGGAGAAGTATCACTATAGTCGCAACATAATATTGCGGATAAAGTTCTgaatgacacaatttcatgtgtacaacGTCCAAAGACCTGTGTCAAAATACTGAGAGCTGGGCTTTcggagtggcgcagtggtcactagagattctgggttcgagtccaggctctgttgcagccggttgcgaccaggagacccatggggtggcgcacaattgacccagcgtcgtctgggttaggggagggtttggcctgcaGGGATATTCTTGTCCCtttgcgcactagcgactcctgtggcgggccgggtgcagtgcaagCTGACGCAGTCGCCAGGGGTACGGTGTTTCCACCGACAAAtttgtgcggctggcttccgggttaagtgggcattgtgtcaagaagtgcggcttggttgggttgtgtttcggaggacgcatggctctcgatcttcgcctctcccgagtccgtctgggagttgcagcgatgagataagactgtaactaccaattggataccacaaaattggggagaaaaagaggtacatttattttaaaaataaaacaataattACTGAGAGTTTTGCCGTTTCGCAAAGGAAGTATTTGGGGGATTTTGGAGCCTTTGTTTATGTTTATCCGCAGCCCCCATACTGCAGAGCGAGCAATGGGGAAGTGTGTCGCGGGTGGGGTACCAAGTGAAATCATAAAAAAGTGTCTGGACCCTTCTATAACATATCGTTTACATAAAAAAATAGAGATTTGGTTCAGAATACATGAACCACTCCTTTTAATATTGTTAATGATTTTACAGACCCAACAAACAAAGTGAACACCACATAATGCTCCATGCCATGATCAATTAAACACAAAAAATGTAAAGACAATGGAATAAATACTTTGGTCAAGTCCTCCTCTAAAGAGAGTATACGTTAAAATTGCTTTTAGTCCACTCCAGATGTTGGCTTAATCTGAGTCTGTGCAACCGTCCAATGTCTGGAAGTGTTATGGGTATTACTGTTTGGCAGTTAGCCTAGAGACCTTGAGTTCTATTAGCTTGTAGCGTGTGCTATCCTGATTTGTGAAGGTGACAGAGGAGATGTGTTGTCCAGGGGGAAACTGGAGAAGTCTGTTCCTTTGCATGAGCTGGCTTTGGACCCAAACACTCCAGTATGGTCACAGCATTGGTCAACCTGGCTGGCATTTGCTGCCAAGTGCTGAGAGGACCAGCAATGCTTCAGTTCAGTTCACTGCATACCAGACACGGGTTCAAATCCTTTCAAATTCTTGAGTTTTCTTGAGTTTGCCTGGAGTGCCGGGCAAACTCAAACAGGGTTTTCAGGTTTGAAACTTGTTTTGGTTTAttaagccaggcaagctcaaACAGACACAGATAAGGAGTTTGAAATGATTTTTCGCATTAAACCCAGGTCTGCTGCATGCATATTAGGGAAAGATGGGAACTGCTGGAAAGCATACAGCGTGTGTATGCTTTGATTTGATTTCCCAGCTTAATTGGACTTCAAATGGAAATTCAGACTGTTTCTCACAGATTCCGTCTGTACATTGGTCTgactgtgtgttattgtgtgtctGACAGAAGAAGCAGAGTGAGGCGCTGCCCCTGTATAAACAGGCTATGAGAGTGTATGAGGACAGTCTGGGATGCTCTCGGGTCAGAGAGAATATGAAGAACCTAGCTGTACTCTATTGAGTACACACACCATCTTATTgttaatatatatacagtactataAGCTGAACGATTAGTTTAATCATCAGTTTAATCATCAACCCATTTTTTTTGGTGATatacaattggtagttacagtcttgtcccctCATTGAAACTCCCATGCAGACTCGGGAGAAGAGAAGGTccagagccgtgcgtcctccaaaacacaacccagccaagccgagcttcttgacacaatgcctgcttaacccggaagcccgCCGCACCAAtatgccggaggaaacaccgtacacctgccgcccgtgtcagcgtgcatgcgcccggcccgccacaggagtcaccgTTGCACGATGGGCCAAGGACATTctggctggccaaaccctcccctaacacggacgacgctgggccaattgtgcgtcaccccatgGATCTCCTGGTCGCGGCCAGCTGTgtcacagcctggaatcgaaccagcatctctagtggcacagctagcactgcaattcAGTGCCTTAGTctactgtgccactcgggaggcccatatCTCTTTCTAAACCttgttttctctcttctctgtccatcttcctctcctccctctctttcccccagcTGTGCGGAGGGGGTCTTTGAGAAAGCAGCGGAGCTTTACAAGCGATCCATGGAGATCAAAGAGTCGGAACAGTCTCTGGTTTGTGGAAGGCCCCGTGTCGACACTAGtcctgtacatttacatttaagtcatttagcagacgctcttatccagagcgacttacaaattggtgcatacaccttaagacatccagtgtaGGGACATGTTTAGCCTGCGAGGGTCCACACCTCTCCCACATGCCCCCAGGTGACCCCTCCCTCTACCGCCTCTTCCAAGAACACAGGTGGTGGATCTCATTTTGTCTTTCATTGATCCTGTGTGTCGATTTTCTTGTGTTCTTCTAGAAATgcattggtggagaaggtcagaggtaGGGACCTTGCAGAGActggaaaacagcttctatctcaatgccatcagactgttaaacagccatcactaacattgagtggcttctgccaacatacagactcaatctCTAGTCACTTCAATAATtaataattggatgtaataaaggtatcactagtcacttaaacaatgccactttatataatgtttacataccctacattactcatctcatatgtatatactgtactctataccatctactgcatcttgcctatgccgttcggccactgctcatccatatattcatatgtacatattcttaatcATTCCTTTACAgttgtgtgtataaggtatttGATGTGAAATTGttaagattacttgttagatattgctgcacggtcggaactagaagcacaagcatttcgctacactcgcattagcatctgctaaccatgtgtatgcgaccgatacgtttttgatttgatttgcatcaTCTCCTCAAATGCATTTTGAGA is a window encoding:
- the LOC127914427 gene encoding keratin, type I cytoskeletal 15-like, which produces MQLMRTQKCGAVNVEMDCASSVDMSKVLEEMRTQSEGMVTKNQRDAAKWFESKVEVLQSQITTSTTEVKTSQSQVTDLKRTFQSLEIELHGLLTQV